In a single window of the Acidobacteriota bacterium genome:
- a CDS encoding phenylalanine--tRNA ligase subunit beta: MKISYNWLKEFVDLDLSPRDLATELTMAGLAVDAVEEHGDDFVLEFDLTSNRPDCLSHLGIAREAAAVTGKSLEMPDVVTGRLSDVPTKAGEVTSVEILNPDLCPRYSARIIKGVKIGPSPEWLVKRLEVMGQRSVNNVADITNYVMLELGQPLHAFDLAMLKGQQIIVRTALDGEKMTTLDGEERTLTSQMLVIADAVRAVALGGIKGGEDSGISEKTVDVLLEAAYFTPAQVRATSKALGLSTEASYRFERGTDPEIVPVASARAAAMIAEIAGGQVLSGIVDVYPQKAQTHKIKMRRARYQHLTGLQIELGEAEQILRSLGFEVEADIEKDLLRAVAPTWRIDVSIEEDLIEEVARISGYDKLKTTLPGSAGAGAYLPGENGRRAARRVLTGLGYNEAVSFSFVNAEADARLSDAVESARLELQNPIDETAGHMRTTLLGGLLKALEHNFNYGSRNVRLFEIGKCFLDEGGERPTEIERLALICTGARNENDWQAASTRMDFFDVKGAVESVLESLGLSPLQFSLVETVPHLHPGRTALLSLGDQTVGQVGQLHPRIAAEYKFKQPVFVAELNLNTLLNADRMEVRYQPLPKFPTAVRDLALLIDTSVSLAAIEQAVNDLAIPELVGFKLFDLYAGQELPAGKHSIALSLRYRAMDRTLTDEEVTAMHERIVQKLKQEFLAEVR; this comes from the coding sequence ATGAAAATCAGCTACAACTGGCTAAAAGAATTTGTGGATTTGGATTTGTCGCCACGCGATCTGGCGACGGAGCTAACGATGGCGGGATTGGCCGTGGATGCGGTCGAAGAACATGGCGATGATTTCGTGTTGGAATTTGATCTGACCTCCAATCGGCCTGACTGTTTGTCGCATTTGGGCATCGCGCGCGAAGCAGCGGCAGTCACGGGCAAATCTTTGGAGATGCCGGATGTCGTGACCGGACGGTTGAGCGATGTGCCGACAAAGGCCGGCGAGGTGACTTCGGTTGAGATTTTGAATCCTGATCTTTGCCCGCGCTATTCGGCTCGGATTATCAAAGGCGTGAAGATTGGCCCTTCGCCGGAATGGTTGGTCAAACGTCTGGAAGTGATGGGGCAGCGCAGTGTCAACAACGTTGCGGACATCACCAATTACGTAATGTTGGAATTGGGACAGCCGCTGCACGCGTTTGATCTGGCAATGCTAAAGGGGCAGCAAATTATTGTTCGCACTGCGCTAGACGGCGAAAAGATGACGACGCTGGATGGCGAAGAGCGCACGCTGACTTCACAAATGCTGGTCATTGCCGACGCTGTACGCGCAGTTGCGCTGGGTGGCATCAAGGGCGGAGAAGATTCCGGCATCTCGGAGAAAACCGTGGACGTGTTGCTTGAAGCAGCGTACTTCACGCCCGCGCAAGTGCGGGCGACTTCAAAAGCGTTGGGGCTAAGCACGGAAGCTTCGTATCGGTTCGAGCGCGGAACCGATCCGGAAATTGTTCCCGTGGCGTCAGCACGGGCGGCGGCGATGATTGCCGAAATTGCTGGCGGACAGGTGTTGAGCGGCATCGTGGACGTTTATCCGCAAAAAGCGCAGACGCACAAAATCAAAATGCGCCGCGCGCGGTACCAGCACTTGACCGGCTTACAGATTGAACTTGGCGAAGCTGAACAGATTTTGCGCTCGCTCGGTTTTGAGGTTGAAGCTGACATTGAAAAGGATTTGCTACGCGCCGTCGCTCCAACCTGGCGCATTGATGTTTCGATTGAAGAGGATTTGATCGAAGAAGTCGCGCGCATTTCCGGGTATGACAAATTGAAAACAACGCTGCCGGGCAGCGCCGGAGCCGGAGCGTATTTACCCGGCGAAAACGGTCGTCGAGCGGCTCGCAGGGTTTTGACTGGCTTGGGCTACAACGAAGCGGTCAGTTTCAGTTTCGTCAATGCCGAAGCCGATGCGCGTTTGAGTGATGCGGTCGAATCGGCTCGGTTGGAATTGCAAAATCCGATTGATGAAACTGCCGGGCACATGCGCACGACGTTGCTGGGCGGATTGTTGAAAGCGTTGGAGCATAATTTCAATTACGGTTCGCGCAATGTGCGGTTATTTGAGATCGGCAAATGCTTTCTGGACGAAGGTGGCGAACGACCGACGGAAATCGAACGGCTGGCGTTGATTTGCACGGGCGCGCGGAATGAAAACGATTGGCAAGCGGCCAGCACACGCATGGATTTCTTCGATGTGAAAGGCGCAGTCGAATCCGTCCTTGAAAGTTTGGGATTGTCGCCGCTTCAATTTTCTCTTGTGGAAACTGTTCCGCACTTGCATCCGGGGCGTACTGCATTACTATCGCTGGGTGATCAAACGGTCGGGCAAGTCGGGCAGCTTCATCCCCGCATTGCTGCCGAATACAAATTCAAACAACCTGTTTTTGTCGCCGAATTGAATCTGAACACGCTGTTGAACGCGGATCGGATGGAAGTTCGCTATCAACCGCTGCCGAAATTCCCGACGGCTGTGCGCGATCTGGCGCTGTTGATTGATACGAGTGTTTCGCTGGCAGCCATTGAGCAGGCGGTCAACGATCTGGCCATTCCGGAACTGGTTGGCTTCAAGTTATTCGATTTATATGCGGGCCAGGAATTGCCGGCGGGCAAACATTCGATAGCTTTATCCTTGCGCTATCGGGCAATGGATCGCACGCTGACGGACGAAGAAGTGACAGCGATGCACGAACGGATCGTCCAGAAACTGAAACAGGAATTTTTGGCGGAAGTACGATGA
- a CDS encoding cell division protein ZapA — METPPQTVNVKIYNQTYPLRVSNGDVDRTLRLAEIVDHRMRELAGGSLTADSLKLAVLAAIYIADELDQAKTDYERLNGELISRSSKCAETLDQLLKNDT, encoded by the coding sequence ATGGAAACTCCTCCGCAAACGGTCAATGTAAAAATCTATAACCAGACGTACCCGCTTCGCGTCAGTAATGGCGACGTGGATCGAACGTTGCGATTGGCGGAGATCGTGGATCACCGTATGCGCGAACTGGCGGGAGGAAGTTTGACCGCGGATTCATTGAAGCTGGCGGTTCTGGCGGCGATATACATCGCCGACGAACTCGACCAGGCGAAAACGGATTACGAAAGATTGAACGGCGAGCTGATTTCCAGAAGCTCGAAATGCGCCGAAACACTTGACCAGCTTCTGAAAAACGACACGTGA
- a CDS encoding M28 family peptidase: protein MRKTILALLLLSLVVLASQPITRAQRKESKNNPPTVSLSAEKAAAEFGNVEGITAKQLREFLTFIASDELEGRDTPSRGLDTAAKFIAFNLSRWGFKPAGDNGTFFQHIGLKRGQIDKDQSKLELGDLSFKLGEDFIPQPIMGEAVGSLVYVGHGFVVKAKNINAYEGIDVKDKIVVSVATANFVTQADLSGELGKDFDTAVHYATTHGAKAVIIVPSPQILNNWGIISRQAMGGGRVSIEAAQEPGGLPVVIASKKLVEAIFQGEEIDGASVLNQPAEGKFSPSFALKPEKQITLAVRGSLESLPTQNVVAIWEGSDPTLKEEYVAVGAHYDHVGVRPDSDGGKTDGWARYKTFLSSAGRLGGADKLWNGADDDGSGTTGVLAIAEALSKGPRPKRSVLLVWHCGEEKGLWGSDFVTDHPPVPLKQIIAQLNIDMIGRSKKEGDTNQRNANLSGANEIYVIGSKMMSSYLFAVSEQVNKSYLNLNFNYKYDDPNDRERLFYRSDHFNYAKKGIPIIFYFDGVHEDYHQATDHPDKIDYDKMEKVARTVFATMWKLTNSSQRPKVDQPLPPQLKGN from the coding sequence GTGAGAAAAACCATTTTGGCTTTGCTATTACTGTCATTGGTTGTGCTGGCTTCACAACCGATAACGCGGGCACAGCGCAAAGAGAGCAAAAACAATCCACCGACAGTATCGTTGTCGGCGGAAAAAGCTGCCGCCGAATTCGGCAACGTTGAAGGAATTACCGCCAAACAGTTGCGGGAATTTTTGACCTTCATTGCGTCCGATGAACTGGAAGGCCGTGACACGCCTTCACGCGGATTGGACACTGCCGCCAAATTCATCGCATTCAATTTGTCGCGCTGGGGATTCAAACCGGCGGGCGACAACGGCACGTTTTTTCAGCATATCGGGTTGAAGCGAGGGCAGATTGATAAAGACCAGTCGAAACTGGAACTGGGCGACTTAAGTTTCAAACTCGGCGAAGATTTTATTCCGCAGCCGATTATGGGCGAAGCGGTGGGCAGCCTGGTGTATGTCGGGCACGGCTTTGTCGTGAAAGCAAAGAACATCAATGCGTATGAAGGCATTGATGTAAAAGACAAAATCGTTGTATCGGTTGCCACCGCGAACTTCGTCACGCAGGCTGACCTGAGCGGCGAGTTGGGCAAGGATTTTGATACCGCGGTGCATTACGCCACGACGCACGGAGCCAAAGCCGTAATCATTGTTCCTTCGCCGCAGATTCTGAACAACTGGGGAATAATCTCTCGTCAGGCGATGGGCGGTGGACGCGTTTCCATTGAAGCAGCGCAAGAACCCGGCGGGCTGCCGGTCGTGATTGCCTCGAAAAAATTGGTCGAAGCCATTTTCCAAGGAGAAGAGATAGATGGCGCGTCCGTGCTGAATCAACCTGCAGAAGGAAAGTTCTCCCCCTCTTTTGCGCTCAAGCCGGAGAAACAGATCACCCTGGCGGTGAGGGGCTCTCTGGAATCGTTGCCGACGCAAAATGTCGTGGCGATCTGGGAAGGCTCCGACCCAACCTTGAAGGAAGAATATGTTGCGGTTGGCGCACATTACGACCACGTTGGCGTGCGACCGGATTCCGATGGCGGCAAAACGGACGGTTGGGCGCGATACAAAACGTTTCTTTCTTCCGCAGGTCGCCTGGGAGGCGCTGACAAATTGTGGAACGGCGCAGACGATGACGGTTCAGGCACGACCGGAGTACTGGCAATTGCCGAGGCCTTGTCCAAAGGGCCGCGCCCGAAACGCTCAGTGTTATTGGTGTGGCATTGCGGCGAAGAAAAAGGATTGTGGGGATCGGATTTCGTGACAGATCATCCGCCAGTGCCGCTCAAACAGATCATTGCGCAATTGAACATTGATATGATCGGGCGAAGCAAAAAAGAAGGCGACACCAATCAGCGCAATGCAAACCTGTCCGGAGCGAACGAAATTTATGTCATCGGCTCCAAGATGATGAGTTCGTATTTGTTCGCGGTCAGCGAGCAGGTCAACAAGTCGTATCTCAATTTGAACTTTAATTACAAATACGACGATCCGAATGATCGCGAGCGGCTGTTTTACCGCAGCGATCATTTCAATTACGCGAAGAAGGGAATTCCGATCATCTTTTACTTCGACGGCGTTCACGAAGATTACCATCAGGCGACGGACCATCCGGACAAGATTGATTACGACAAGATGGAAAAAGTGGCGCGGACGGTGTTCGCGACCATGTGGAAGCTGACCAATTCATCGCAGCGCCCGAAAGTGGATCAACCGTTGCCGCCGCAGTTGAAAGGCAACTAA
- a CDS encoding DUF2490 domain-containing protein → MKLSSCSFFFAVLLCGLISIPTLSQPTSQPEKEIQSWNEFHLIAPLNKKTDLIFMGVLRAGSNSASSLRPIDERGGAGIAFKLNKHLTVMPTYLYVAQQPTPTRKNFEHRLVLNLTGKFSLGKFTFTDRNLIERRVRHALDDFVMYRNRLQIDHPVKLGSLNFRVYVADEVWYSTLVDAWVRNRISAGVFKQFTPRFYAETFYLRQNDGRARPGDVHAIGTLFKITL, encoded by the coding sequence ATGAAACTTAGCTCTTGTTCCTTTTTCTTCGCCGTACTTCTATGCGGGCTGATTTCGATTCCAACTCTGTCTCAACCGACCTCCCAACCAGAGAAAGAGATTCAGTCATGGAACGAATTTCACCTGATCGCTCCGCTCAACAAGAAAACCGATCTCATCTTTATGGGAGTTTTGCGTGCGGGCAGCAATTCTGCCAGTTCGTTGCGCCCCATTGACGAACGCGGTGGCGCCGGCATTGCGTTCAAACTAAACAAACATCTGACCGTAATGCCGACTTACCTGTATGTCGCGCAACAACCCACACCGACCCGCAAAAATTTTGAACATCGCCTGGTGCTAAACCTCACGGGCAAATTTTCGCTGGGCAAATTCACGTTCACAGACCGCAATCTGATTGAGCGCCGGGTTCGCCACGCTTTGGATGATTTTGTGATGTACCGGAATCGCTTACAGATTGATCATCCGGTGAAACTTGGATCATTGAACTTCAGAGTCTATGTCGCAGACGAAGTCTGGTATAGCACTTTGGTGGACGCTTGGGTTCGCAATCGAATCTCAGCAGGCGTGTTCAAACAATTTACGCCCAGGTTTTACGCTGAGACGTTTTACCTGAGACAAAATGACGGGCGAGCGCGTCCTGGCGATGTTCATGCTATCGGCACGCTTTTCAAAATCACGTTGTAA
- a CDS encoding sulfurtransferase codes for MKPIKRIYPLSFLAAFVLCLGLTPSVLAQPKTTPSPKIHTEMLVTTDWLSKHLTDKNVFVLHVARDRKAFESGHIPGARFVSLADLLATREGVANELPPVQQLQKLFENTGIGDQGRIVIYGENNGLAAARAFFTLDYLGHGHRAALLDGGMEKWKAEKRQIETQSTTPQAGKFTPRLQPDVVAKLDAMRDLSWIAANVADSDVSIIDARPEEQYIGAPNAGAANQRGGHIPGAASIFWMKQLTSANDLTLKPPSELQKMFVEAGLKPNQKAITYCNTGMQASYSYFTLKYLGYDVKMYDGSFSEWSKAEGATVVSGKERK; via the coding sequence GTGAAACCTATCAAGCGAATTTATCCATTGTCTTTCCTGGCGGCATTTGTGTTGTGTTTGGGCTTGACCCCGTCAGTTTTGGCTCAACCCAAGACCACTCCCTCTCCCAAAATTCATACTGAAATGCTGGTCACAACCGACTGGCTGTCAAAACATCTCACCGATAAAAATGTATTCGTGCTGCACGTGGCGCGCGACCGAAAAGCATTTGAGTCCGGACACATTCCCGGCGCTCGGTTTGTCAGTTTGGCTGATTTGCTGGCAACGCGCGAAGGCGTAGCCAACGAGTTACCTCCTGTACAACAGTTACAGAAACTGTTTGAAAATACGGGAATTGGCGATCAAGGCAGGATTGTGATTTACGGAGAAAACAACGGATTGGCTGCGGCACGAGCCTTTTTCACCCTGGATTACCTGGGGCACGGCCACAGAGCCGCCTTACTGGACGGCGGAATGGAAAAATGGAAAGCCGAAAAGCGACAAATTGAAACCCAAAGCACAACTCCTCAAGCTGGAAAATTCACGCCACGATTGCAACCTGACGTTGTCGCCAAACTGGATGCGATGCGCGACCTTTCGTGGATTGCGGCGAACGTTGCCGACTCAGATGTCAGCATCATTGATGCCCGGCCTGAAGAGCAGTACATCGGCGCTCCAAACGCCGGTGCCGCCAATCAGCGAGGAGGCCATATCCCCGGCGCCGCCAGCATCTTCTGGATGAAGCAATTAACCAGCGCCAACGACTTAACCCTGAAACCACCCAGCGAACTTCAAAAAATGTTTGTGGAGGCAGGCTTGAAGCCGAATCAGAAAGCCATCACATACTGCAACACTGGGATGCAGGCGTCCTACTCGTACTTCACGCTGAAGTACCTGGGATATGACGTCAAAATGTACGATGGTTCGTTTTCCGAATGGAGCAAGGCCGAAGGCGCGACAGTGGTGAGCGGGAAAGAGCGGAAATGA
- a CDS encoding sugar ABC transporter substrate-binding protein: protein MKLHSQITCCLLVLAVAFLAGCSSTSSPAKPRIALVMKSLANEFFKTMQDGAAAHQQMHASEYDLIANGIKDETDVARQVELVEQMIAQQVQAIVIAPADSKALIAVCQRAQAAGIVVINIDNKLDAAVLAERNLRIPFVGPDNRKGARLAGEALAKQLKPGDQVAILEGVPTAFNAQQRKAGFEDAMNAAGMNIVSSQSASWETAKANQITASLLVEKPELKAILCANDSMALGAVAAIKAAGKTGQVRVIGFDNIQAVRPLLHDGQMLATVDQHGDQLAVFGIEYALEVLKTKTPPADRETAVDLITATTK from the coding sequence ATGAAATTGCATTCACAGATCACATGTTGTCTGCTCGTTTTGGCTGTGGCGTTTCTAGCAGGCTGTAGCTCTACGAGTTCGCCCGCAAAGCCGCGCATCGCGTTGGTGATGAAATCGCTGGCCAACGAGTTTTTCAAAACGATGCAGGACGGAGCGGCGGCGCATCAACAAATGCATGCATCGGAATACGATCTGATTGCCAATGGCATCAAAGACGAAACCGATGTCGCGCGACAGGTTGAACTGGTGGAGCAAATGATTGCGCAACAGGTGCAAGCCATTGTGATTGCGCCCGCCGATTCCAAAGCACTCATCGCCGTTTGCCAGCGCGCGCAAGCCGCAGGCATTGTCGTCATCAACATTGACAACAAACTTGACGCGGCGGTGCTGGCCGAACGCAATCTGCGCATTCCCTTCGTCGGCCCGGACAACCGCAAAGGCGCGCGGTTGGCCGGAGAAGCATTGGCCAAACAGCTCAAACCCGGTGATCAAGTTGCGATTCTGGAAGGTGTGCCAACGGCGTTCAACGCCCAGCAACGCAAAGCAGGATTTGAAGACGCGATGAACGCTGCCGGAATGAACATCGTCAGTTCGCAATCCGCCAGTTGGGAAACCGCCAAGGCCAACCAAATCACGGCTTCGCTGTTGGTGGAAAAGCCTGAACTCAAAGCCATCCTGTGTGCCAACGACAGCATGGCGCTTGGCGCTGTGGCGGCAATCAAAGCCGCTGGCAAAACCGGACAAGTGCGCGTGATTGGTTTTGACAACATTCAGGCCGTACGGCCTTTGTTGCACGATGGACAGATGCTGGCGACCGTTGACCAGCACGGCGATCAACTGGCTGTGTTCGGCATTGAATACGCGCTGGAAGTTCTGAAAACCAAAACTCCGCCCGCCGACCGCGAAACTGCGGTGGATTTGATTACAGCGACCACCAAATAG